A region of Flavobacterium indicum GPTSA100-9 = DSM 17447 DNA encodes the following proteins:
- a CDS encoding TolC family protein — MKKYKYIAIALFSIGAVVAQDKKVVTINEVISIASTQTTAAQLADIKVKTKEFEWQVAKNKQLPDFKISGQYQRLSTANVELKLPVQGGGGDLKVNQLLLGNATLSYPLFAGFKVRNNIELSKNLVEAEKNTAEFTKEEVTHQAIQLYVNLYKAQQSQKLIQENQKRALQRVKDFKAMMDNGIIAKNDYLKAELQVSNYQIAYEEAVANEEILSYQLALLLKMDENSKFQINDSEMNLLENLSNSNERKDVRALTSQIEAAKNNVKIVKGNYFPAISLMTGYIAFDLQNVVTVSNAMNFGVGVSYDVSSLFKNNKEVKVAKSKVKELEYHLASLNDKVKIEIKSAETNFTLAKNQYKVYQEAVNQAIENFRIIKDKYDNGLADTNDLLDAEIQQLQAQISEAYGKANILLKYMDLQAAQGTLLPSNKN; from the coding sequence ATGAAAAAATACAAATATATTGCGATTGCTCTGTTTTCCATTGGGGCAGTAGTGGCACAAGATAAAAAAGTAGTAACAATAAATGAAGTAATTTCGATTGCTTCTACGCAAACTACTGCGGCTCAATTGGCTGATATTAAGGTGAAAACAAAAGAATTTGAATGGCAAGTTGCTAAAAACAAGCAATTGCCTGATTTTAAAATTTCAGGGCAATATCAAAGACTTTCAACGGCAAATGTTGAATTAAAATTACCTGTTCAAGGTGGAGGTGGAGATTTGAAAGTGAATCAATTACTTTTAGGGAATGCCACACTTTCTTACCCATTATTTGCTGGTTTTAAAGTAAGAAATAATATAGAACTTTCAAAAAATTTGGTCGAAGCTGAAAAAAATACTGCTGAATTTACCAAAGAAGAAGTCACTCATCAAGCCATTCAACTGTATGTGAATTTATACAAAGCACAACAAAGTCAAAAATTAATTCAAGAAAATCAAAAAAGAGCCTTACAACGAGTAAAAGATTTTAAAGCAATGATGGATAACGGAATTATTGCAAAAAATGATTACTTAAAAGCAGAATTACAAGTCTCTAATTACCAAATTGCCTATGAAGAAGCAGTTGCAAATGAAGAAATTTTAAGTTATCAATTGGCGTTATTGTTAAAGATGGATGAAAATTCAAAATTTCAAATTAATGATAGCGAAATGAATCTTCTTGAAAACCTATCTAATTCTAATGAAAGAAAAGATGTTAGAGCATTAACCTCTCAAATTGAAGCAGCAAAAAATAACGTAAAAATTGTTAAAGGGAATTATTTTCCAGCAATTTCATTGATGACGGGTTACATTGCGTTTGATCTGCAAAATGTGGTAACTGTTTCAAATGCAATGAATTTTGGTGTTGGTGTATCCTATGATGTTTCTTCTTTATTCAAAAATAATAAAGAAGTTAAAGTAGCTAAAAGCAAGGTTAAAGAGTTAGAATACCATTTAGCTAGTTTAAACGATAAAGTAAAAATCGAAATTAAGTCTGCCGAAACAAATTTTACATTAGCAAAAAATCAATATAAAGTTTATCAAGAAGCGGTAAATCAAGCAATTGAAAATTTCAGAATTATAAAAGATAAATACGATAATGGTTTGGCAGACACCAATGATTTATTAGATGCCGAAATACAACAATTGCAAGCGCAAATTTCTGAAGCGTATGGTAAAGCTAATATTCTTTTAAAATATATGGATTTACAAGCAGCACAAGGAACACTATTACCTTCTAACAAAAATTAA
- the trpA gene encoding tryptophan synthase subunit alpha gives MNRINLKLEEDKKIRSIYFTAGYPSLNDTVSIIKELEQSGVDMIEIGLPFSDPLADGPVIQESSSKAIENGMTTKLLFEQLKNIRDEVQIPLLIMGYFNPIMQFGVEQFCKKCHEIGIDGLIIPDLPVEIFEEHYKLLFEKYGLKNIFLITPQTTDKRILQIDQLSDSFIYMVSTAAITGGSSEFGKQQTEYFKRIHSMQLKNPQIIGFGIKDKQTFNQALQFQKGAIIGSEFIKFLKENSIVRIHTFVNCFC, from the coding sequence ATGAATAGAATAAATTTGAAATTAGAAGAAGATAAAAAAATACGATCGATTTATTTTACAGCAGGTTACCCTAGTTTAAATGATACAGTGTCAATTATTAAAGAATTAGAGCAATCTGGAGTAGATATGATTGAAATTGGACTTCCGTTTTCCGATCCTTTAGCGGATGGACCCGTTATTCAAGAGAGTTCTTCCAAGGCAATTGAAAATGGAATGACCACAAAGTTATTATTTGAACAATTAAAAAACATTCGTGATGAAGTTCAAATTCCGCTATTAATAATGGGGTATTTTAATCCGATTATGCAATTTGGTGTAGAGCAATTTTGTAAAAAATGCCATGAAATTGGAATTGACGGTTTAATTATCCCCGATTTACCTGTGGAAATCTTTGAAGAACATTATAAGTTACTCTTTGAAAAATACGGATTAAAAAACATATTTTTAATTACACCTCAAACAACAGACAAAAGGATTCTTCAAATAGATCAATTATCGGATAGTTTTATTTATATGGTAAGTACAGCAGCTATTACTGGTGGTTCTTCAGAATTTGGAAAACAACAAACGGAGTATTTTAAACGTATTCATTCCATGCAACTTAAAAACCCTCAAATAATTGGGTTTGGAATTAAAGATAAACAAACCTTCAACCAAGCCCTTCAATTTCAAAAAGGCGCCATTATAGGCAGTGAATTTATAAAATTTCTAAAAGAAAATTCAATCGTCCGAATTCATACGTTCGTCAATTGTTTTTGTTAA
- a CDS encoding phosphoribosylanthranilate isomerase, with the protein MKTKVKIKVCGMNEEANIKEIASLEPDFLGFIFYENSKRNFTLDELPSLNRAIKKVGVFVNESINIILKKVKNYHLDYIQLHGNEDESYCLDLINQLNHNQLNTKIVKSFLIDDDFTFGQVNKFQFLDGFLFDTKGKFPGGNGTQFDWKILKKYEASVPYFLSGGIGLDQLDAVKHFLKQPEAKYCFAIDVNSKFELYYGIKDKSKLEQFKQKLYEI; encoded by the coding sequence ATGAAGACTAAAGTAAAAATAAAAGTTTGTGGAATGAATGAAGAAGCAAATATCAAAGAAATTGCTTCTTTAGAACCTGATTTTTTAGGTTTTATTTTTTATGAAAATTCAAAAAGAAATTTCACGTTGGATGAGTTACCGTCGTTAAATAGGGCAATAAAAAAAGTAGGTGTTTTTGTAAATGAATCCATAAATATAATCCTTAAAAAAGTTAAAAATTACCATTTAGATTATATTCAATTACATGGAAATGAAGATGAAAGTTATTGTTTAGATTTAATTAATCAACTAAATCATAATCAGTTAAATACTAAAATAGTTAAATCTTTTTTAATTGATGATGATTTTACTTTTGGACAGGTAAATAAATTCCAATTTTTGGATGGTTTTTTATTTGATACCAAAGGCAAATTTCCTGGTGGGAATGGGACACAATTCGATTGGAAAATTTTAAAAAAATATGAAGCAAGCGTGCCTTACTTTTTAAGTGGAGGTATTGGTTTAGATCAACTTGATGCAGTAAAACATTTTTTAAAACAACCAGAGGCTAAATACTGTTTTGCTATTGATGTCAATAGTAAATTTGAATTATACTATGGGATAAAAGATAAATCAAAATTAGAACAATTTAAACAAAAGTTATATGAAATATAA
- the trpB gene encoding tryptophan synthase subunit beta, giving the protein MKYKVNENGFYGNFGGAFIPEMLYPNVEELRVKYLDYITTNEFQEEFYSLLRDYVGRPTPLYFAQRLSEKYGAKIYLKREDLCHTGAHKINNTIGQILLAKKLGKKRIIAETGAGQHGVATATVCALMGLKCIVYMGEVDINRQAPNVARMKMLGAEVRPATSGSKTLKDATNEAIRDWIANPEDTFYIIGSVVGPHPYPDMVAQFQSVISKEIRKQLLAKENTMLPNYVVACVGGGSNAAGAFYEFLEDEQVQLIAVEAAGHGVDSGESAATSVLGKPGIIHGSKTLLMQTEDGQITEPYSISAGLDYPGVGPLHAHLKETGRATFIAITDSEAMKAGLAISKLEGIIPAIETAHAFAALDQMQFNSNDVVVVNLSGRGDKDLNTYINYFDF; this is encoded by the coding sequence ATGAAATATAAAGTTAATGAAAATGGATTTTACGGCAATTTTGGAGGTGCTTTTATTCCAGAAATGCTTTATCCTAATGTGGAAGAACTGAGAGTTAAATATTTGGATTACATTACAACTAATGAATTTCAAGAGGAGTTTTATTCCTTGTTGCGAGATTATGTGGGTAGACCAACGCCTTTATATTTTGCCCAACGTTTATCTGAAAAATATGGAGCCAAAATATATTTGAAAAGAGAAGATTTATGTCATACTGGCGCACATAAAATTAACAATACAATTGGGCAAATTTTACTGGCAAAGAAATTAGGTAAAAAACGAATTATTGCCGAAACCGGAGCGGGCCAACATGGTGTTGCAACCGCTACTGTTTGTGCTTTAATGGGATTGAAATGTATTGTTTATATGGGAGAAGTTGACATAAACAGACAAGCTCCAAATGTTGCAAGAATGAAAATGTTAGGAGCAGAGGTTCGTCCGGCTACATCGGGTTCAAAAACTTTAAAAGATGCCACTAATGAAGCCATTCGTGATTGGATTGCTAATCCTGAAGATACTTTTTATATCATTGGATCTGTTGTTGGGCCGCATCCTTATCCGGATATGGTAGCTCAGTTTCAATCGGTAATATCAAAAGAAATTCGAAAGCAACTCTTAGCAAAAGAAAATACAATGTTACCCAATTATGTGGTGGCATGTGTTGGAGGAGGAAGTAACGCAGCGGGTGCTTTTTATGAGTTTTTAGAGGATGAACAGGTACAATTAATTGCAGTTGAAGCGGCTGGACATGGCGTTGATTCTGGTGAAAGTGCTGCGACGTCTGTGTTAGGGAAACCTGGAATTATTCATGGAAGTAAAACTTTATTAATGCAAACGGAAGACGGTCAAATTACGGAACCCTATTCAATATCTGCTGGTTTAGATTATCCTGGAGTTGGTCCGTTACACGCCCATTTAAAAGAAACTGGAAGAGCTACTTTTATTGCAATTACCGACAGTGAAGCGATGAAGGCAGGATTAGCAATTAGTAAACTTGAAGGTATTATACCAGCTATAGAAACCGCGCATGCGTTTGCAGCATTAGATCAGATGCAATTTAATTCTAATGACGTTGTGGTGGTAAATCTTTCGGGAAGAGGAGATAAAGATTTGAATACCTATATCAATTACTTTGATTTTTAA
- a CDS encoding Rossmann-like and DUF2520 domain-containing protein, producing the protein MIQVVLLGSGNVATHLYQAFQKTSEVEVIQVFTRNQSLDFPSTIQVHSYNQLIPADVYIISVTDLAIAEVSKSIPFENQLVVHTSGTSALDVLDTKNRRGVFYPLQTFSKVKKVDFSEIPLCLETEFEEDYAIIEKMALSISKVVQSVSSDQRKALHVAAVFSCNFVNHLYQIGSEICEENNIPFSILFPLIKETAAKIETLTPIEAQTGPAIRRDEKTISKHLDFLQDKNQKEIYQLLTQSIQNVKKL; encoded by the coding sequence ATGATTCAAGTGGTACTTCTCGGTTCAGGAAATGTAGCTACACATCTATATCAAGCGTTTCAAAAAACGAGTGAAGTAGAAGTGATTCAGGTTTTTACACGAAATCAATCTTTAGATTTTCCTTCTACTATTCAAGTGCATAGTTACAATCAACTAATACCTGCCGATGTTTATATAATAAGCGTTACGGATTTAGCAATTGCTGAAGTTTCAAAATCTATTCCTTTTGAAAATCAGTTGGTTGTACATACTTCGGGTACCTCTGCGCTGGACGTATTAGATACTAAAAATAGAAGAGGTGTTTTCTATCCATTGCAAACTTTTTCTAAAGTAAAGAAAGTAGATTTTTCTGAAATTCCGCTTTGTCTGGAAACAGAATTTGAAGAGGATTATGCTATTATTGAAAAAATGGCGTTGTCAATTTCAAAAGTTGTTCAGTCAGTTTCAAGTGATCAGAGGAAAGCCTTGCATGTTGCGGCTGTTTTTTCGTGTAATTTTGTCAATCATTTGTACCAAATAGGAAGTGAAATTTGTGAAGAAAACAATATTCCTTTTTCTATTTTGTTTCCATTAATTAAAGAAACTGCTGCCAAAATTGAAACATTAACACCAATTGAAGCACAAACTGGTCCAGCTATTCGGCGAGATGAAAAAACAATTTCGAAACATTTAGATTTTTTACAAGATAAAAATCAAAAAGAAATATATCAATTATTGACTCAATCCATACAAAATGTCAAAAAGTTATAA
- a CDS encoding TetR/AcrR family transcriptional regulator, with protein MNYNSKQIDILNVSLKLFAEKGFDGTSIRDIAKAADINVAMVSYYFGSKEKLLEAIIIYRVSDFRMILENLQTELISPIEKIKKFVSFYVNMLFQNKDFYQLVHFEMVNQKRACDFSAFSEIKKKNLKLLQNIIEEGQKDGEFKSNCNSLLIPALVIGTFSQIYNNKKFYIEMLNLKDDKAFENYMLNTFKEDITNVVLGMLIK; from the coding sequence ATGAACTATAATTCAAAGCAAATTGATATTTTAAATGTTTCCTTGAAACTTTTTGCTGAAAAAGGTTTTGATGGAACGTCAATTAGAGATATCGCAAAAGCAGCTGATATAAATGTTGCCATGGTGTCTTATTATTTTGGTTCAAAAGAAAAGTTACTTGAAGCTATTATCATTTACCGAGTTTCTGATTTTAGGATGATTTTAGAAAATCTGCAAACAGAACTAATTTCACCTATTGAGAAAATTAAAAAATTTGTTTCGTTCTATGTAAATATGTTGTTTCAAAATAAAGATTTTTATCAGCTTGTACATTTTGAAATGGTGAATCAAAAAAGAGCTTGTGATTTTTCAGCTTTTTCGGAAATTAAAAAGAAAAACTTAAAACTGCTTCAAAATATTATTGAAGAAGGACAAAAAGACGGTGAATTTAAATCCAATTGTAACTCGTTGTTAATTCCAGCATTGGTTATTGGCACATTTTCTCAAATTTATAATAACAAAAAATTTTATATAGAAATGTTGAATTTGAAAGATGATAAAGCTTTTGAAAATTATATGCTAAATACGTTCAAAGAAGATATTACAAATGTTGTGTTAGGAATGTTAATTAAATAA
- a CDS encoding HlyD family secretion protein — protein sequence METKKTNKKFTLVLGSFVVLGLLYGIYKYNHAQSHEETDDAQIEQNMTPIIPRVGGYISKVYVKDNQLVKKGDTLFTIESQDYLVKVNEAEAALIAAKSTFEVSKADVDATAATISISNATIQSNTESIEMAKVRLERASNDFERYSNLYKNQSITKQQYEQAWAAKQEALKQVEILKQQKIASTNQKNAVVSKTNVASKQTDVANANIKRAQAAFEAAKLNLGYTVVLASIDGQVSNIEIQAGQLVQPGQSLFYLVNNQDTWVVANFKETQLNKMRVGQKVTLEVDAYPDDTFEGEISSFSPATGSKFSILPPDNATGNFVKTIQRLPVKIKLSGNNDKEKVKLLRPGMNVFVDVHVK from the coding sequence ATGGAAACTAAAAAAACCAATAAAAAATTCACACTAGTATTAGGTTCATTCGTAGTATTAGGTTTGCTATATGGAATTTATAAATACAATCATGCCCAAAGCCATGAAGAAACTGACGATGCACAAATAGAACAAAACATGACACCTATAATTCCAAGAGTTGGTGGGTATATTAGTAAAGTGTATGTTAAAGATAATCAATTGGTTAAAAAAGGCGATACCCTTTTTACCATTGAGAGTCAAGATTATTTAGTAAAAGTCAATGAAGCAGAAGCAGCTTTGATTGCTGCTAAAAGTACATTTGAAGTTTCAAAAGCTGATGTAGATGCCACAGCTGCTACTATTTCAATTTCAAATGCAACCATTCAATCAAATACTGAAAGTATTGAAATGGCAAAAGTTCGTTTAGAAAGAGCTTCTAATGATTTTGAACGTTATTCAAATCTTTATAAAAATCAGTCTATAACAAAGCAACAATACGAACAAGCATGGGCAGCAAAACAAGAAGCTTTAAAACAAGTTGAAATTTTAAAGCAACAAAAAATTGCCAGTACTAATCAAAAGAATGCAGTGGTTTCTAAAACAAATGTAGCCTCAAAACAAACAGATGTAGCTAATGCAAATATTAAACGTGCGCAAGCTGCTTTTGAAGCTGCAAAATTAAACTTAGGATATACAGTAGTTTTGGCATCGATAGATGGTCAAGTTTCTAATATCGAAATACAAGCAGGGCAATTAGTACAACCAGGACAATCACTATTTTACTTGGTTAATAATCAAGATACTTGGGTAGTAGCTAATTTTAAAGAAACGCAATTAAATAAAATGCGTGTAGGTCAAAAAGTTACTTTAGAAGTAGATGCTTACCCAGACGATACATTTGAAGGAGAAATTAGTTCTTTCTCACCAGCAACAGGTTCTAAATTTTCGATTTTACCTCCAGATAATGCCACAGGAAATTTCGTTAAAACCATACAACGTTTACCTGTTAAAATTAAATTATCTGGTAATAACGATAAAGAAAAAGTGAAATTATTGCGTCCAGGAATGAATGTTTTTGTTGATGTTCACGTTAAATAA
- a CDS encoding KdsC family phosphatase, translating to MSKSYKEIMNNIKAFVFDVDGVLTDGTVHVSQDGQLLRQMNIRDGYAMKAAVDKGYPVCIISGGSNDGVRVRLQNLGIKDIYLAVPDKLEKFYEFCDGYGIKPEEILYMGDDIPDYIVMQKVGLPTCPQDAAPEIKGISKYISHVNGGRGAVRDVIEQVMKVHGTWMDDFSANYF from the coding sequence ATGTCAAAAAGTTATAAAGAAATTATGAATAACATCAAAGCTTTTGTCTTTGATGTTGATGGTGTATTAACCGATGGAACGGTACATGTTTCACAAGACGGACAATTGTTGCGACAAATGAACATTAGAGATGGTTACGCAATGAAAGCTGCTGTAGACAAAGGGTATCCGGTTTGCATTATATCAGGTGGAAGTAATGATGGTGTACGTGTTCGTTTGCAAAATTTAGGGATTAAAGATATTTATTTAGCGGTTCCTGATAAATTGGAAAAGTTTTATGAATTTTGCGATGGATATGGAATAAAACCTGAGGAAATACTTTACATGGGAGATGATATTCCAGATTATATTGTCATGCAAAAAGTAGGGTTGCCCACCTGTCCTCAAGATGCAGCACCAGAAATTAAAGGTATTTCAAAATATATTTCGCATGTAAATGGAGGAAGAGGTGCTGTTCGTGATGTAATCGAGCAAGTAATGAAAGTTCACGGAACTTGGATGGATGATTTTTCTGCTAATTATTTTTAA
- a CDS encoding geranylgeranylglycerol-phosphate geranylgeranyltransferase, with product MKNFLKLIRIENLVMIALMQIIVRYTFINNANLFHGFSNLNYTLLIIATLCIAAAGYIINDIYDVNVDYINKPDKVFIGNTISEKTAFNWYFALNILGVVIGVYLSNQVNRSALASIFVICSALLYIYSNGLKQIPLIGNAIVALLASSSIIVIILFNIFPYMLGFNNDQMLSIIHFLLNYVVMAFLIHFAREIVKTIEDYEGDKAYEITTAATYFGINVSKIITAIILAGLLVFMGYFIYNNIYHLTYVLFYFIVTIITPILFVIVKLFQAKEKADFTFISKLLKVIMLTIMLSLTAIVFIGS from the coding sequence ATGAAAAACTTTTTAAAATTAATTCGAATTGAGAATTTAGTTATGATAGCTTTGATGCAAATCATAGTTCGTTATACGTTCATTAATAACGCTAATCTTTTTCACGGATTTAGTAATTTAAACTATACTTTGTTAATCATTGCAACTCTGTGCATTGCAGCTGCTGGCTATATTATTAATGATATTTATGATGTAAACGTAGATTATATAAACAAACCAGATAAAGTTTTTATAGGGAATACTATTTCCGAAAAAACGGCATTCAATTGGTATTTTGCTTTAAATATTTTAGGCGTTGTTATCGGAGTTTATTTGAGTAACCAAGTAAATCGTTCAGCTTTAGCATCAATTTTTGTTATTTGTTCGGCCTTGTTGTATATTTATTCAAACGGTTTAAAACAAATACCATTAATAGGAAATGCTATAGTGGCTTTACTTGCTTCTTCAAGTATTATCGTTATTATTTTATTCAACATATTTCCCTATATGTTAGGATTTAATAATGATCAAATGTTAAGCATAATTCATTTTCTATTAAATTATGTAGTTATGGCTTTTTTAATTCATTTTGCGCGTGAAATTGTAAAAACTATTGAAGATTATGAAGGAGATAAAGCCTATGAAATTACAACTGCCGCTACCTATTTTGGAATTAATGTAAGTAAAATAATTACAGCTATAATTTTAGCAGGATTATTGGTGTTTATGGGGTATTTCATTTACAATAATATCTATCATTTAACGTATGTGTTGTTTTATTTTATAGTTACAATAATCACTCCAATTTTATTTGTTATTGTAAAACTTTTTCAAGCTAAAGAAAAAGCAGATTTTACATTTATTAGTAAACTTCTAAAAGTTATAATGTTAACAATTATGTTGTCATTAACTGCAATTGTTTTTATAGGAAGTTAG
- the yaaA gene encoding peroxide stress protein YaaA translates to MKIVISPAKSLNYETVVPTTEFTEASFLKQAETIQKTLKKKKPKQLMELMDISEKLAELNWQRNQDWTLPFSLENARQAVFAFDGDVYTGLDVYSLPTEKLSVLQDKLRILSGLYGLLKPLDLMQAYRLEMGTSMAVGTKKNLYEFWKKTITDALNKELENEELFINLASNEYFSAVDVKKLKVPVITPEFKDYKDGKLKMISFFAKKARGLMVRYIIDNNVETLEELKNFNYEGYAFDANLSSENKLVFTR, encoded by the coding sequence ATGAAAATTGTTATATCGCCAGCCAAATCTTTGAATTACGAAACTGTTGTACCAACGACTGAATTTACAGAGGCTTCTTTTTTAAAACAAGCAGAAACTATTCAAAAAACATTAAAAAAGAAAAAGCCAAAACAGCTCATGGAATTGATGGATATTTCTGAAAAATTAGCAGAATTAAATTGGCAACGTAATCAAGATTGGACTTTACCTTTTTCATTAGAAAATGCTCGACAAGCTGTATTTGCTTTTGATGGTGATGTGTATACGGGATTAGATGTGTACAGTTTACCAACTGAAAAACTTTCGGTTTTACAAGATAAATTGCGTATACTATCTGGACTTTATGGTCTATTAAAACCATTGGATTTAATGCAAGCTTACCGATTAGAAATGGGAACTTCAATGGCGGTAGGTACCAAAAAGAATTTATATGAATTTTGGAAAAAAACAATTACTGACGCTTTAAATAAAGAACTTGAAAACGAGGAATTGTTTATCAACTTGGCAAGTAATGAATATTTTAGTGCTGTTGATGTGAAAAAATTAAAAGTTCCTGTCATTACCCCAGAATTTAAAGATTATAAAGACGGGAAATTAAAAATGATTTCGTTTTTTGCTAAAAAAGCCCGTGGTTTAATGGTTCGATATATAATTGATAATAATGTAGAAACTTTAGAGGAATTAAAAAACTTTAATTATGAAGGTTATGCCTTTGACGCCAATTTGAGTTCAGAAAACAAACTTGTTTTTACAAGATAA
- a CDS encoding MDR family MFS transporter, translating into METENLVEYGYRRVIITITAILCALLEIVDTTIVNVALNDMRGSLGATLTDVAWVITAYAIANVIIIPMTSWLSQQFGRRNYFAVSIVIFTVASFLCGNASNIWELVIFRFIQGMGGGALLVTAQTIITESYPAEKRGMAQAIYGMGVIVGPTLGPPLGGYLVDNFSWPYIFYINIPIGIIATLLTLTYVRSPKYGEKLKANQVDWWGILFLTAFIGSLQFVLEHGQQDDWFENSTIVVLSIVSFLGLILFIWRELVYKFPIVNLRVLNDSNLKIGVILCFILGFGLYGSTFVIPIYTQAILGWTATDAGLLLIPSSIMTGIMMPIIGKLIQKGIPQTYMVAIGFAIFFGFTFWMYSIMTPDTGSEHMFNPLLLRGIGLGLLFVPITTLSLSSLKGREIGDGAAFTGMMRQLGGSFGIAIITTYIARWSQNHRVDLISNLNGSSLTVQQRIEQLKLGFMSKGYPANEALEKAYKILELSVTKQATVLSYMDVFMFLGILFLACIPIVLFVKTGKGKVDLSNVH; encoded by the coding sequence GTGGAAACAGAAAATTTAGTTGAATATGGTTATAGAAGGGTAATTATCACCATTACAGCCATTTTATGTGCTTTATTAGAAATAGTGGATACAACTATTGTGAATGTGGCACTTAACGATATGCGAGGGAGTTTAGGCGCTACTTTAACAGATGTGGCTTGGGTTATTACAGCCTATGCCATTGCAAACGTTATTATTATCCCTATGACCAGTTGGTTGTCTCAACAATTTGGAAGAAGAAATTATTTTGCTGTATCAATTGTTATTTTTACCGTTGCTTCTTTTTTATGTGGAAACGCAAGTAATATTTGGGAATTAGTGATTTTCCGATTCATTCAAGGAATGGGAGGAGGAGCTCTTTTGGTAACTGCACAAACCATTATCACAGAATCGTATCCGGCAGAAAAAAGAGGAATGGCGCAGGCTATTTATGGAATGGGCGTGATTGTTGGGCCTACATTAGGTCCGCCATTAGGGGGGTATTTAGTAGATAATTTTTCTTGGCCGTATATTTTTTACATTAATATCCCAATTGGAATTATTGCAACATTATTAACATTGACTTATGTTAGAAGTCCAAAATACGGTGAAAAATTAAAAGCAAATCAAGTGGATTGGTGGGGAATCCTATTTTTAACCGCTTTTATTGGTTCGTTACAATTTGTGTTAGAACACGGTCAACAAGATGATTGGTTTGAAAATAGTACTATTGTAGTTCTTTCAATTGTTTCTTTTTTAGGTTTAATCCTTTTTATTTGGCGTGAATTGGTGTATAAATTTCCCATAGTAAATTTACGTGTATTGAACGATAGTAATTTAAAAATTGGTGTTATTTTGTGTTTTATTTTGGGGTTCGGATTGTATGGTTCTACCTTCGTAATTCCTATTTACACACAAGCAATATTAGGTTGGACAGCTACTGATGCGGGCTTATTATTGATTCCGAGTTCGATTATGACAGGAATAATGATGCCAATTATTGGAAAATTAATACAAAAAGGAATTCCACAAACGTATATGGTAGCCATAGGGTTTGCTATTTTCTTTGGATTTACTTTTTGGATGTATTCCATAATGACGCCAGATACTGGTAGTGAACATATGTTTAATCCATTATTATTAAGGGGAATTGGTTTAGGTTTATTGTTTGTTCCAATTACTACATTGTCTTTGTCTAGTTTAAAAGGCAGAGAAATAGGTGATGGCGCAGCATTTACAGGTATGATGAGACAATTAGGTGGTTCTTTTGGTATTGCAATTATCACAACCTATATAGCACGTTGGTCACAAAATCATAGAGTAGATTTAATAAGTAATTTGAACGGTTCAAGTTTAACAGTTCAACAACGCATTGAACAATTGAAATTAGGGTTTATGTCCAAAGGATATCCAGCAAATGAAGCCTTGGAAAAAGCCTATAAAATTTTAGAATTATCAGTGACAAAGCAAGCTACTGTTTTGTCTTATATGGATGTTTTTATGTTTTTAGGAATCTTGTTTTTAGCCTGTATTCCTATTGTATTATTTGTAAAAACAGGAAAAGGAAAAGTAGATTTATCTAATGTTCATTAA